From Terriglobales bacterium, one genomic window encodes:
- a CDS encoding aconitase family protein has translation MIKSLLDRKIEKRPAQVRLQGRILFLTEDPELIRKQLAGWDLPWDTAHPEKNPKLRDDISTDEITPAHICFFFDETLGEFPYTGLKCGQETPIKRGDVKRGGFVAAVSGKRRGKGSSREQSPYAERCAGIHLVIAENIERIYKQNCQNLGLLTSTDFSLIDCVRRGEEIPLSVFTHGEDEITRQVIEYGGLFPFNVARIQGKVTVPAISTGSRAMTIAEKIFASHMVDGPSAIGHRPSGHERQGPADSQQPTTEGRLPRAVRPGDTGFTRVDLRFSHEYVTPMAAIFYDHFVGKGVPVNDRDSIKFFRDHLTFLDEVMSEEKRKMGLLDLATQLKFKQQDFAKEQGIQLHGELKDRKGSEGICHSVMIESYALPGQVNVGSDSHTPHVGAIGCVAFGIGTTDVFNSWITKDVRVKVPESVKVLIRGRRKPNVTAKDFILAVLALDYVRSGKALAKVIEYAGEAVEELSVDERATLTNMAAEIGGFTGIVAPDKKVVDFLVERRGMDRAQAEKLTRGLQSDSDAEYAHVIELDANEIYPMVATPGDPGNGKFVRDLNTPVPVEIAYGGTCTAGKNEDMDMYARVLADALKQGRRVAASVKFYIQFGSQETRDYCIRRGYLEVFKQAGAIVIEPSCGACINAGPGVSTRPDQVVISAQNRNFPGRSGPGQMYLASPLTVAASAVAGYITEYEPAAEREPAIA, from the coding sequence GTGATCAAGTCTCTCCTGGATCGGAAGATCGAAAAGCGTCCCGCGCAGGTGCGTTTGCAGGGACGGATCCTGTTTCTGACGGAGGACCCGGAACTGATCCGCAAGCAGCTTGCCGGCTGGGACCTGCCGTGGGACACGGCGCATCCGGAGAAAAACCCCAAGCTGCGCGACGACATTTCCACCGACGAGATCACCCCGGCGCACATCTGTTTCTTCTTCGACGAGACGCTGGGCGAATTTCCCTACACCGGGCTGAAGTGCGGCCAGGAAACGCCCATCAAGCGCGGCGACGTCAAGCGAGGCGGCTTCGTGGCCGCGGTGAGCGGCAAGCGGCGCGGCAAAGGGTCCAGCCGCGAGCAGTCGCCGTATGCGGAGCGCTGCGCCGGAATTCATCTGGTGATCGCGGAGAACATCGAACGCATATACAAACAAAACTGCCAGAACCTGGGCCTGCTGACCTCGACCGATTTCTCGCTCATCGATTGCGTGCGCCGCGGCGAGGAGATTCCGCTCTCTGTCTTCACCCACGGCGAGGACGAGATCACGCGCCAGGTGATCGAATATGGGGGCCTGTTTCCGTTCAACGTGGCGCGCATCCAGGGGAAAGTTACGGTGCCGGCGATTAGCACGGGGTCGCGGGCGATGACGATCGCGGAAAAGATCTTTGCGAGCCATATGGTGGATGGGCCGTCGGCTATCGGCCATCGGCCATCGGGCCATGAGCGGCAGGGTCCCGCCGACAGCCAACAGCCGACAACCGAGGGCCGACTGCCGAGAGCCGTCCGCCCCGGCGACACCGGATTCACGCGCGTTGACCTGCGTTTCTCGCACGAGTACGTCACCCCGATGGCGGCCATTTTCTACGACCACTTCGTGGGCAAGGGCGTGCCGGTGAACGATCGAGACAGTATCAAGTTCTTTCGCGATCACCTGACTTTCCTCGATGAAGTGATGTCGGAAGAAAAGCGCAAGATGGGGCTGCTGGACCTGGCGACGCAGCTCAAGTTCAAGCAGCAGGACTTCGCCAAAGAACAGGGCATCCAGCTGCACGGCGAATTGAAAGATCGCAAGGGCAGCGAGGGCATCTGCCACTCGGTGATGATCGAGAGCTATGCGCTGCCCGGGCAGGTGAACGTCGGCTCGGACTCGCACACGCCGCACGTCGGCGCCATCGGCTGCGTGGCCTTCGGCATCGGAACGACTGACGTATTCAATTCGTGGATCACGAAAGACGTTCGCGTGAAGGTGCCGGAGTCGGTAAAAGTCCTGATCCGCGGGCGCCGCAAGCCGAACGTGACGGCGAAGGATTTCATCCTTGCCGTGCTGGCTCTGGATTACGTGCGCAGCGGCAAAGCGCTGGCGAAGGTCATCGAGTACGCGGGCGAAGCGGTGGAAGAGTTGAGCGTGGATGAGCGCGCGACGCTGACCAACATGGCGGCGGAGATCGGCGGCTTCACCGGCATTGTTGCGCCGGACAAGAAGGTTGTGGACTTCCTGGTGGAGCGCCGCGGCATGGACCGGGCTCAGGCGGAGAAGCTTACCCGGGGATTGCAGAGCGATTCCGATGCCGAGTACGCGCACGTGATCGAACTCGATGCCAACGAGATTTACCCGATGGTGGCGACGCCGGGCGATCCCGGCAACGGCAAGTTCGTGCGCGATCTGAACACGCCGGTGCCGGTCGAGATCGCTTACGGCGGCACGTGCACTGCCGGCAAGAATGAAGACATGGACATGTACGCGCGCGTGCTCGCCGATGCGCTGAAGCAGGGCAGGCGGGTTGCCGCTTCGGTGAAGTTCTACATCCAGTTCGGATCGCAGGAGACCCGCGACTACTGCATTCGCCGCGGTTACCTGGAGGTGTTCAAGCAGGCGGGGGCGATCGTTATCGAGCCCAGTTGCGGCGCCTGCATCAATGCCGGGCCGGGGGTTTCGACGCGGCCGGACCAGGTGGTGATCAGCGCGCAGAACCGCAATTTTCCGGGACGTAGCGGGCCGGGGCAGATGTACCTGGCCAGCCCGCTGACGGTGGCGGCAAGCGCGGTGGCGGGATATATCACCGAATACGAACCGGCGGCAGAGAGAGAACCAGCGATTGCATAA
- the recO gene encoding DNA repair protein RecO produces the protein MPLKESEAVVLRSYPLREADLLVTFFTRAEGKVRGVARSAKKSKRRFGGALEPLTVVKLYYEDRERQELARIDSCEILESPLTGAVDYPRAVALGHVAELLDELLPDREANDAIFRLTLSVLRTLRAGAIWMPLTYFELWLTRLAGFLPELGECVVCGERLNGSRAYYHALVDGLMCPNDKRLASSEMTPESRALAAEMFRAPVDSMAEQAWPKAKAADLRKCLVQILERHLEKKLVTASMLERLQ, from the coding sequence ATGCCTCTCAAGGAATCCGAGGCGGTCGTGCTGCGCAGCTACCCGCTGCGCGAGGCTGATCTGCTGGTGACTTTTTTCACCCGCGCGGAAGGCAAGGTGCGCGGCGTGGCGCGCTCGGCAAAGAAGTCAAAGCGGCGTTTCGGGGGCGCGCTGGAGCCGCTGACGGTGGTCAAGCTGTATTACGAGGATCGCGAGCGGCAGGAGCTGGCACGCATCGACTCGTGCGAGATACTGGAATCGCCGCTGACCGGGGCGGTGGATTATCCGCGGGCGGTGGCGCTGGGACACGTGGCGGAACTGCTCGACGAATTGCTGCCCGATCGCGAGGCCAACGACGCCATCTTCCGGCTGACTTTGTCGGTGTTGCGAACGCTGCGCGCGGGCGCCATCTGGATGCCGCTGACGTACTTCGAGCTGTGGCTGACGCGCCTGGCCGGGTTCCTGCCGGAACTCGGGGAATGCGTGGTTTGCGGCGAAAGACTGAACGGCAGCAGGGCGTATTATCACGCGCTGGTGGACGGGCTGATGTGTCCGAACGACAAGCGCCTGGCCTCGAGCGAGATGACGCCGGAATCGCGGGCGCTGGCGGCGGAGATGTTTCGAGCGCCGGTGGATTCGATGGCGGAGCAGGCATGGCCCAAGGCCAAGGCGGCGGACCTGAGAAAGTGCCTGGTGCAGATTCTGGAACGGCATTTGGAGAAGAAGCTGGTGACGGCAAGCATGCTGGAGAGGCTTCAGTAG
- a CDS encoding ferredoxin family protein — protein sequence MAYVIAEPCIGTKDTACVDACPVDCIHPKKDEPAHASEEMLYIDPVECIDCGACVPVCPVSAIFALDDLPDKWKQFTERNAAYYGRTPA from the coding sequence ATGGCATACGTAATTGCGGAACCCTGCATCGGCACCAAGGACACGGCCTGCGTCGATGCCTGCCCGGTGGACTGCATCCACCCCAAGAAGGACGAGCCGGCGCACGCCAGCGAGGAAATGCTGTATATCGATCCCGTGGAATGCATTGATTGCGGAGCGTGCGTGCCGGTGTGCCCGGTATCGGCGATTTTTGCGCTCGACGACCTGCCGGACAAGTGGAAACAATTCACCGAGCGTAACGCGGCGTACTACGGCCGCACCCCGGCGTAA